One region of Lampris incognitus isolate fLamInc1 chromosome 12, fLamInc1.hap2, whole genome shotgun sequence genomic DNA includes:
- the june gene encoding junE proto-oncogene, AP-1 transcription factor subunit, translating to MDTPFYHDDTLPSNVPNFGPITDYERYQGNKMVMAKKGMVVAAAAGHYFPSGAGGTSSTLRSLQGQTLANGNLVGTGALMASPSSSSTPSSIATDVNVLKLGGASQQIDLEHLMVQSNQQGLNPFVYRGHQATNEQEGFADGFVKALADLHKQNQLIGGAGGGGGGPMSPQSSSNAPYQRGIMGNPGSGGEMPVYTNLGSYNQMSYPSVAAQMTHYAVPQQGVRSRGPDTTGAPPQTVPEVTHDPGAPNSSSSSPPPSCLSPIDLETQERIKAERKKLRNRIAASKCRKRKLERISRLEEKVKALKGQNSDLASTASALREQVAQLKQKVLSHVTSGCQIAVGSTPPPPSSSDAKDVGC from the coding sequence ATGGACACCCCCTTTTACCACGACGACACCCTGCCCTCTAATGTCCCCAACTTTGGCCCAATCACTGACTACGAGCGTTATCAGGGCAACAAGATGGTCATGGCCAAGAAGGGCATGGTTGTTGCTGCAGCAGCAGGTCATTACTTCCCTTCTGGGGCAGGTGGGACTTCCTCCACACTGAGGTCACTGCAAGGTCAGACACTTGCTAACGGAAACTTGGTTGGCACAGGGGCCTTAATGGCATCTCCATCATCATCCTCCACCCCGTCATCTATAGCAACAGATGTCAATGTCCTCAAACTGGGTGGGGCTTCCCAACAGATTGACCTGGAGCACCTGATGGTACAGTCCAACCAGCAGGGCCTGAACCCTTTTGTTTACCGCGGTCACCAAGCGACCAACGAGCAGGAAGGCTTTGCTGATGGGTTTGTCAAAGCCCTCGCCGACCTTCACAAGCAGAATCAGCTGATTGGAGGGGCAGGAGGTGGGGGAGGAGGCCCAATGTCTCCTCAGTCCTCATCCAATGCCCCTTATCAGCGAGGCATCATGGGAAACCCCGGAAGCGGTGGTGAGATGCCAGTGTACACCAACCTGGGCAGCTATAACCAGATGTCATACCCTAGTGTGGCAGCACAAATGACACACTACGCTGTCCCACAACAGGGGGTCCGCTCCCGTGGTCCAGACACCACTGGGGCTCCACCTCAGACAGTCCCAGAGGTGACCCATGACCCTGGCGCCCcaaactcctcctcctcttcacctcCTCCCTCCTGTCTATCCCCGATCGATCTGGAGACGCAAGAGCGAATCAAGGCTGAGCGCAAAAAGCTGCGCAACCGGATTGCGGCTTCGAAGTGCCGGAAACGTAAACTAGAGCGAATTTCGCGGTTGGAGGAGAAAGTGAAGGCGCTGAAGGGGCAGAACTCGGACCTTGCATCCACTGCGTCTGCACTCAGGGAGCAGGTGGCACAGCTGAAGCAAAAGGTGCTGAGTCACGTTACCAGCGGATGCCAGATCGCCGTGGGTTCAACGCCCCCACCACCATCATCCTCAGATGCTAAGGATGTCGGTTGCTAA